A single region of the Streptomyces sp. NBC_00425 genome encodes:
- the rplC gene encoding 50S ribosomal protein L3: MTKQIKGILGEKLGMTQVWDENNRVVPVTVVKASPNVVTQVRTNDSDGYESVQIAFGEIDPRKVNKPLKGHFAKADVTPRRHLVEIRTADASEYTLGQEITAEVFEAGVKVDVTGKSKGKGFAGVMKRHNFKGLGAGHGTQRKHRSPGSIGGCATPGRVFKGLRMAGRMGNERVTTQNLTVHAVDAEKGLLLIKGAVPGPNGGLVLVRTAAKGA, encoded by the coding sequence ATGACCAAGCAGATCAAGGGCATCCTGGGCGAGAAGCTCGGCATGACGCAGGTGTGGGACGAGAACAACCGCGTTGTTCCGGTCACCGTCGTCAAGGCCAGCCCCAACGTCGTGACCCAGGTCCGTACGAACGACAGCGACGGCTACGAGTCCGTCCAGATCGCCTTCGGCGAGATCGACCCGCGCAAGGTGAACAAGCCCCTCAAGGGCCACTTCGCCAAGGCCGACGTCACTCCCCGTCGCCACCTCGTCGAGATCCGCACCGCGGACGCCTCCGAGTACACGCTGGGCCAGGAGATCACCGCTGAGGTGTTCGAGGCCGGCGTGAAGGTCGACGTGACCGGCAAGAGCAAGGGCAAGGGCTTCGCCGGTGTCATGAAGCGTCACAACTTCAAGGGCCTCGGCGCCGGTCACGGCACCCAGCGCAAGCACCGCTCGCCCGGTTCCATCGGTGGCTGCGCCACCCCGGGCCGCGTGTTCAAGGGCCTCCGCATGGCGGGTCGCATGGGCAACGAGCGTGTCACCACCCAGAACCTGACCGTCCACGCCGTTGACGCGGAGAAGGGTCTGCTGCTCATCAAGGGCGCCGTCCCCGGTCCGAACGGCGGCCTCGTCCTGGTCCGCACCGCGGCCAAGGGGGCCTGA
- the rpsJ gene encoding 30S ribosomal protein S10, which yields MAGQKIRIRLKAYDHEVIDSSAKKIVETVTRTGASVAGPVPLPTEKNVYCVIKSPHKYKDSREHFEMRTHKRLIDILDPTPKTVDSLMRLDLPAGVDIEIKL from the coding sequence ATGGCGGGACAGAAGATCCGCATCCGGCTCAAGGCCTACGACCACGAGGTCATCGACTCCTCGGCGAAGAAGATCGTCGAGACGGTGACCCGCACTGGTGCGTCGGTCGCGGGCCCGGTGCCGCTGCCCACTGAGAAGAACGTGTACTGCGTCATCAAGTCGCCGCACAAGTACAAGGACTCGCGCGAGCACTTCGAGATGCGCACGCACAAGCGCCTGATCGACATCCTCGACCCGACCCCCAAGACCGTTGACTCTCTGATGCGACTCGACCTCCCGGCCGGTGTCGACATCGAGATCAAGCTCTGA
- a CDS encoding putative T7SS-secreted protein, translated as MGIVDDIKGGLNSGLEYGENLVDEGKKKLGEGIDYVTDKAGDGLDHIGLHGAADAVEDFGDELASDLGATPGEQQLGQTEQADELVHGNPAKIRASAKHLKDFQAAFDKVGVGMKKVDSAGWKGVGGDAFREKFGVHPMKWLYAADACEAAGVALDAYADAVEWAQRQAQEAVEQYKKGKKASVDAVEAYNKKVDAYNAKIKADQDPGPQPEPFHDPGIDAMRAARARLAQARKQRNLIAGEAQTQVKAALAHAPAEPPPLDRLGNDLVDGYQAYNTELTHVVGGALKGTAGLLNFVRGLNPTDPYNLTHPAEYIQNVNMTLAGLVSTAAHPERVVQATVDGFKKDPSEFTGRLLPELLGTKGAGLARGGLRLGMKEGLESGAAQGLKYGDDLVAGQKAAKAAADAPKDWSGLARSTDHVSERAIHADSVDPKVAQEFLDDQYPWLKDINNRWEDGYTQNCAHTTVTTARRMEDIEVSAAPRPGPGHLPLEPFKVLDETQPWRKADSYDDLIRDLQARGDGAKSAVFIGRGNSGHFFNAVNTEHGVVFLDGQTGKLATLEKNVVEIQHVPYEKVVK; from the coding sequence ATGGGGATCGTCGACGACATCAAGGGCGGTCTGAACAGCGGTCTGGAGTACGGCGAGAATCTCGTCGACGAGGGCAAGAAGAAGCTCGGCGAGGGCATCGACTACGTCACCGACAAGGCCGGCGACGGGCTCGACCACATAGGCCTGCACGGCGCCGCCGACGCGGTGGAGGACTTCGGCGACGAACTCGCCTCCGACCTCGGCGCCACCCCCGGGGAGCAGCAGCTCGGCCAGACCGAGCAGGCTGACGAGCTCGTCCACGGCAACCCCGCGAAGATCCGGGCGAGCGCCAAGCACCTCAAGGACTTCCAGGCCGCGTTCGACAAGGTCGGCGTCGGCATGAAGAAGGTCGACTCGGCCGGCTGGAAGGGCGTGGGCGGCGACGCCTTCCGCGAGAAGTTCGGTGTGCATCCCATGAAGTGGCTGTACGCGGCCGACGCCTGCGAGGCGGCCGGCGTGGCGCTGGACGCCTACGCGGACGCCGTCGAGTGGGCCCAGCGGCAGGCCCAGGAGGCCGTCGAGCAGTACAAGAAAGGCAAGAAGGCCTCCGTGGACGCCGTGGAGGCGTACAACAAGAAGGTCGACGCCTACAACGCCAAGATCAAGGCCGACCAGGATCCGGGGCCACAGCCCGAGCCGTTCCACGATCCGGGCATCGACGCGATGCGGGCGGCGCGGGCCAGACTCGCCCAGGCCCGCAAGCAGCGCAACCTCATCGCCGGCGAGGCGCAGACCCAGGTCAAGGCGGCGCTCGCCCACGCCCCCGCCGAACCGCCGCCGCTGGACCGGCTCGGCAACGACCTGGTCGACGGCTACCAGGCCTACAACACCGAGCTCACGCATGTCGTCGGCGGGGCCCTCAAGGGCACGGCGGGGCTGCTGAACTTCGTGCGCGGACTCAACCCGACCGACCCGTACAACCTCACGCATCCGGCCGAATACATCCAGAACGTCAACATGACACTGGCCGGCCTCGTCTCCACCGCCGCCCACCCCGAACGCGTCGTCCAGGCGACGGTGGACGGTTTCAAGAAAGACCCTTCCGAATTCACCGGCAGACTCCTGCCCGAACTGCTCGGGACGAAGGGCGCGGGACTGGCGCGCGGCGGGCTGCGGCTGGGGATGAAGGAGGGCCTGGAGAGCGGCGCGGCGCAAGGCCTCAAATACGGGGACGACCTCGTCGCCGGGCAGAAGGCCGCGAAGGCGGCCGCGGACGCCCCCAAGGACTGGAGTGGTCTCGCCCGCAGCACGGATCACGTGTCGGAGAGGGCCATTCACGCCGACTCGGTGGATCCGAAGGTGGCCCAGGAATTCCTGGACGACCAGTACCCGTGGCTGAAGGACATCAACAACCGCTGGGAGGACGGGTACACGCAGAACTGCGCGCACACCACGGTCACGACCGCGCGTCGGATGGAGGACATCGAGGTCAGCGCGGCGCCTCGGCCGGGCCCCGGACATCTGCCGCTGGAGCCGTTCAAGGTCCTGGACGAGACCCAGCCCTGGCGGAAGGCCGACAGCTACGATGATCTCATTCGCGACCTGCAGGCTCGCGGCGACGGGGCGAAGAGTGCCGTCTTCATCGGCCGAGGAAATTCGGGGCACTTCTTCAATGCGGTGAACACCGAACACGGAGTGGTGTTCCTCGACGGGCAGACCGGAAAGCTAGCCACCCTGGAGAAGAACGTGGTGGAAATCCAGCACGTCCCCTACGAAAAGGTAGTCAAGTAG
- a CDS encoding YrhB domain-containing protein has product MPSRDEALDSAAALLRKTYPEKTESLVMLPEKSVEHPYGWVIAFDWKEHIETGDWLLSPITSVVVVPHDGGKAHFPPSAFPVDDYMSRRASGNWPPKE; this is encoded by the coding sequence ATGCCGAGCAGAGACGAGGCGCTGGATTCCGCAGCTGCGCTTCTCAGGAAGACCTATCCCGAGAAGACGGAATCGCTGGTCATGCTTCCGGAGAAGTCCGTCGAACACCCCTACGGCTGGGTGATCGCCTTCGACTGGAAGGAGCACATCGAGACCGGGGACTGGCTGCTGTCGCCGATCACCAGTGTGGTCGTCGTGCCGCACGACGGAGGGAAGGCCCACTTCCCGCCGAGCGCCTTTCCGGTGGACGACTACATGTCCCGACGCGCTTCGGGCAACTGGCCCCCCAAGGAGTAG
- a CDS encoding YrhB domain-containing protein translates to MSPDTRAAAWLTDTYRGLVELSVPRPVHETPTAWMYSCRTLTQPGYPATPMLAASVVVPKDGSPPFHPSASDPLGDLDAVEPRQAALRVADQARRINARGCLVALHSAVERAPSVPLPWQPSDEAPGWWSRLTRRYFPSFQRVSVSGWDDVIGAMSEPGPDTRGVVWVRRAIGGVEASGNLLYAHNNNGQVVLLDGLTSSLARLDRADLVHELVFLRALPATREAPPQAWEREAPDFASAAAKARLWLDDAYGGQVDLVAPTAEDEIRRGWVFSCNTRRFLDGGRWQDALLDATIVVPKDNGAPFGLPNAEPWAWLARWNAGENPGPKGFPTPPPPGRALWFEPTLAELGTVLSTSEHVDWQTTADALSALPVGARALVWVRRTDGRSREAVGWLLNAVVTAEGVMLLDGSSGVPLSLDPAGVHRLHVIRYR, encoded by the coding sequence ATGAGCCCTGACACCCGAGCGGCCGCGTGGCTGACCGACACATACCGGGGTCTGGTCGAACTCTCCGTTCCACGGCCGGTGCACGAGACTCCCACCGCCTGGATGTACTCCTGCCGCACCCTGACCCAGCCGGGCTACCCGGCCACGCCCATGCTCGCGGCCTCCGTCGTCGTCCCAAAGGACGGCAGCCCGCCCTTCCACCCGTCGGCCAGCGACCCCCTCGGGGACCTGGACGCGGTCGAGCCCCGGCAGGCGGCTCTCCGGGTCGCCGACCAGGCACGCCGGATCAACGCACGCGGCTGCCTGGTGGCCCTGCACTCCGCCGTCGAGCGTGCCCCGTCGGTCCCGTTGCCCTGGCAGCCCTCCGACGAGGCACCCGGCTGGTGGTCCAGGCTGACCCGGCGCTACTTCCCGTCGTTCCAGCGTGTTTCCGTGAGCGGCTGGGACGACGTGATCGGGGCCATGAGCGAGCCTGGTCCCGACACGCGGGGCGTGGTCTGGGTCCGCCGCGCGATCGGCGGCGTCGAGGCGTCCGGAAACCTCCTCTACGCGCACAACAACAACGGCCAGGTGGTCCTGTTGGACGGTCTGACCTCGTCCCTCGCCAGACTCGACAGGGCGGACCTGGTACACGAGCTGGTCTTCCTGCGCGCCCTGCCCGCGACGCGGGAAGCCCCGCCGCAGGCGTGGGAGCGCGAGGCGCCCGACTTCGCCTCCGCGGCCGCCAAGGCGCGGCTCTGGCTCGACGACGCATACGGCGGTCAGGTCGACCTGGTGGCGCCGACGGCCGAGGACGAGATCCGGCGGGGCTGGGTCTTCTCCTGCAACACCAGGCGGTTCCTGGACGGCGGGCGCTGGCAGGACGCCCTGCTCGACGCGACGATCGTCGTCCCCAAGGACAACGGCGCCCCGTTCGGCCTGCCCAACGCGGAGCCCTGGGCCTGGCTGGCGCGCTGGAACGCGGGCGAGAACCCGGGCCCGAAGGGCTTCCCCACACCGCCCCCGCCCGGCCGCGCCCTCTGGTTCGAGCCGACGCTCGCGGAGCTGGGCACCGTCCTGTCCACGTCCGAGCACGTCGACTGGCAGACCACGGCGGACGCCTTGTCGGCCCTGCCCGTCGGAGCGCGGGCGCTGGTCTGGGTACGGCGGACGGACGGCCGGTCGCGAGAAGCGGTGGGGTGGCTGCTGAACGCCGTCGTGACGGCGGAGGGCGTGATGCTGCTCGACGGTTCCTCGGGCGTCCCCCTGTCACTCGACCCGGCGGGAGTCCACCGCCTGCACGTGATCCGCTACCGCTGA
- a CDS encoding DUF397 domain-containing protein, which translates to MIRDLHWFKSSYSSSSEADSCVEVATTSAAVHVRDSKVVDGPAFQVASAAWTEFVTYASGGDHRGQ; encoded by the coding sequence ATGATCCGGGACCTGCACTGGTTCAAGAGCAGCTACAGCAGCAGCAGTGAAGCCGACTCCTGCGTCGAAGTCGCCACCACGTCCGCCGCCGTCCACGTCCGTGACTCCAAGGTCGTTGACGGCCCCGCGTTCCAGGTCGCCTCGGCCGCCTGGACGGAGTTCGTGACGTACGCGTCAGGCGGAGACCATCGCGGCCAGTAG
- a CDS encoding helix-turn-helix domain-containing protein, which translates to MSVDGQAVRLKDETGETDEPGWEVDPDDEWGVAVVATVGRQLKLRREAVAMRVADFAVAVGYGEDMVYKIESGRRIPRPEYLDRADEILGAGGLLSAMNEDVKRVQYPKKVREIAELEARAVEIQLYDPLSIHGLLQTPEYTRALLQMRRPAYTDDVVARGVAARVARSSVFDRDPMPELGFILEEWTLRRPLGGRAVLRRQLEHLLETGRLRNVELQVMPMDREEHAGLAGGIEVLKFADGSAVGRSPAVANGRAVSDLKQLRILELRYGIIRAQALTPRESSAFIEQLLGDT; encoded by the coding sequence ATGTCGGTCGACGGGCAGGCGGTACGGCTCAAGGACGAGACGGGTGAGACGGACGAGCCGGGCTGGGAGGTGGACCCGGACGACGAATGGGGCGTCGCGGTCGTCGCCACGGTGGGACGCCAACTGAAGCTGCGCCGGGAGGCCGTGGCGATGCGGGTCGCCGACTTCGCGGTGGCCGTCGGGTACGGCGAGGACATGGTCTACAAGATCGAGAGCGGCCGGCGGATCCCCCGCCCCGAGTATCTGGACAGGGCGGACGAGATCCTGGGCGCGGGCGGCCTGCTCTCGGCCATGAACGAGGACGTGAAGAGGGTCCAGTACCCGAAGAAGGTCCGGGAGATCGCGGAGCTGGAGGCGAGGGCGGTCGAGATCCAGCTCTACGATCCGCTGAGCATCCATGGTCTGCTGCAGACGCCGGAGTACACGAGGGCGCTCCTGCAGATGCGGAGGCCCGCATATACGGATGACGTGGTGGCACGAGGGGTCGCTGCACGCGTCGCACGCAGTTCGGTGTTCGATCGGGACCCGATGCCCGAGCTCGGATTCATCCTGGAGGAATGGACGTTGCGACGACCGCTCGGGGGGCGGGCGGTGCTGCGCCGCCAGCTCGAACACCTGCTGGAGACCGGGCGGTTGCGCAACGTCGAGCTGCAGGTGATGCCGATGGACCGAGAGGAACACGCGGGGCTGGCCGGTGGCATCGAAGTGCTGAAGTTCGCCGACGGTTCGGCGGTGGGGCGCTCGCCGGCGGTGGCAAACGGTCGGGCGGTATCCGACCTGAAGCAGCTCCGTATCCTTGAACTGCGGTATGGCATCATCCGAGCTCAGGCGCTCACTCCGCGTGAGTCGTCGGCCTTCATCGAGCAACTGCTGGGGGATACATGA
- the tuf gene encoding elongation factor Tu, giving the protein MAKAKFERTKPHVNIGTIGHIDHGKTTLTAAITKVLHDAYPDLNEASAFDQIDKAPEERQRGITISIAHVEYQTETRHYAHVDCPGHADYIKNMITGAAQMDGAILVVAATDGPMPQTKEHVLLARQVGVPYIVVALNKADMVDDEEILELVELEVRELLSEYEFPGDDLPVVKVSALKALEGDPEWAKTVLELMAAVDESIPTPERDVDKPFLMPVEDVFTITGRGTVVTGRIERGVLKVNETVDIIGIKQDKTTTTVTGIEMFRKLLDEGQAGENVGLLLRGIKREDVERGQVIIKPGSVTPHTEFEAQAYILSKDEGGRHTPFFNNYRPQFYFRTTDVTGVVTLPEGTEMVMPGDNTEMKVELIQPVAMEEGLKFAIREGGRTVGAGQVTKINK; this is encoded by the coding sequence GTGGCGAAGGCGAAGTTCGAGCGGACTAAGCCGCACGTCAACATCGGCACCATCGGTCACATCGACCACGGTAAGACGACCCTCACGGCCGCCATTACCAAGGTGCTGCACGACGCGTACCCGGACCTGAACGAGGCCTCGGCCTTCGACCAGATCGACAAGGCTCCTGAGGAGCGCCAGCGCGGTATCACCATCTCCATCGCGCACGTCGAGTACCAGACCGAGACGCGTCACTACGCCCACGTCGACTGCCCCGGTCACGCGGACTACATCAAGAACATGATCACGGGTGCGGCGCAGATGGACGGCGCCATCCTCGTTGTCGCCGCCACCGACGGCCCGATGCCGCAGACCAAGGAGCACGTGCTCCTGGCCCGCCAGGTCGGCGTTCCGTACATCGTCGTCGCCCTGAACAAGGCCGACATGGTGGACGACGAGGAGATCCTGGAGCTCGTCGAGCTCGAGGTCCGTGAGCTCCTCTCCGAGTACGAGTTCCCGGGCGACGACCTGCCGGTCGTCAAGGTCTCGGCGCTCAAGGCCCTCGAGGGCGACCCGGAGTGGGCGAAGACCGTCCTGGAGCTCATGGCCGCGGTCGACGAGTCGATCCCGACCCCCGAGCGTGACGTCGACAAGCCGTTCCTCATGCCCGTCGAGGACGTCTTCACGATCACCGGTCGCGGTACGGTCGTCACCGGCCGTATCGAGCGTGGTGTCCTGAAGGTCAACGAGACCGTCGACATCATCGGCATCAAGCAGGACAAGACCACCACCACGGTCACCGGCATCGAGATGTTCCGCAAGCTGCTCGACGAGGGCCAGGCCGGTGAGAACGTCGGTCTGCTGCTTCGTGGCATCAAGCGCGAGGACGTCGAGCGCGGCCAGGTCATCATCAAGCCGGGTTCGGTCACGCCGCACACCGAGTTCGAGGCCCAGGCCTACATCCTGTCGAAGGACGAGGGTGGCCGTCACACCCCCTTCTTCAACAACTACCGTCCGCAGTTCTACTTCCGTACGACGGACGTGACCGGCGTCGTGACCCTCCCCGAGGGCACCGAGATGGTCATGCCGGGTGACAACACCGAGATGAAGGTGGAGCTCATCCAGCCCGTCGCCATGGAAGAGGGCCTGAAGTTCGCCATCCGTGAGGGTGGCCGGACGGTCGGCGCCGGCCAGGTCACCAAGATCAACAAGTAA